A region from the Triticum aestivum cultivar Chinese Spring chromosome 3D, IWGSC CS RefSeq v2.1, whole genome shotgun sequence genome encodes:
- the LOC123078621 gene encoding cytochrome P450 72A15, whose product MGSPVSFPRELLLYVVAGAAIAWCAVRALDWAWWRPRRLDRALRSQGLRGTPYRSVAGDAPLAERLNEDARSRSMPLGCHDVVPRAMPLFHQTMKEHGKMSITWFGPSPRVTITKPALVREVLCNKSGDFEKLKLGRLQRMLHNGIGSHEGEKWAKHRRIINPAFHLEKLKRMLPAFAACCTDLVDRWEGLAAGDAACEVDVWPDMENLTGDVISRAAFGSSYLEGRRIFQLQGEQIELTVLAMNKIHIPGYLFFPTKANRRMRQIAAEIERILKGIIAKRENALRAGEATSDDLLGLLLESNMAHTRAGGNSKAGITTDDVIGECKLFYFAGMETTSVLLTWTMIVLCMHPEWQDRARDEVVHVFGDRTPDYDGLSRLRIVTMVLYEVLRLYTPLTALQRKTYRPTELGGVRYPAGVVLMLPLLSVHHDKEVWGADAHEFRPERFSEGVSKASVDAPAFFPFGWGPRICVGQNFALLEAKMGLAMILQRFSFDLSPSYTHAPFTVGLLQPEHGAQVRLKRLQ is encoded by the exons ATGGGATCGCCGGTTTCTTTTCCACGGGAGCTGCTGCTCTACGTGGTCGCGGGCGCGGCGATCGCCTGGTGCGCCGTGCGGGCGCTGGACTGGGCGTGGTGGAGGCCCCGGCGCCTGGACCGCGCGCTGCGGTCGCAGGGCCTCCGGGGCACGCCGTACCGCTCCGTGGCCGGCGACGCGCCGCTTGCCGAGAGGCTCAACGAGGACGCGAGGTCCCGGTCCATGCCGCTGGGCTGCCACGACGTCGTGCCCCGGGCCATGCCGCTGTTCCACCAGACCATGAAGGAGCACG GTAAAATGTCTATCACTTGGTTTGGACCGTCACCTAGAGTGACCATTACCAAGCCCGCACTGGTGCGAGAAGTACTGTGCAACAAGTCCGGCGACTTTGAGAAGCTCAAGTTGGGCCGACTTCAGAGGATGTTGCACAATGGCATTGGCAGCCACGAGGGCGAGAAATGGGCCAAGCACAGGAGGATCATCAACCCTGCCTTCCATCTCGAGAAGCTCAAG CGCATGCTGCCAGCTTTCGCTGCATGTTGCACGGACCTGGTGGACAGATGGGAAGGCCTAGCCGCGGGTGATGCGGCATGCGAGGTAGATGTCTGGCCCGACATGGAGAACCTGACAGGGGATGTCATCTCTCGCGCCGCCTTCGGCAGCAGCTACCTGGAGGGCCGGAGGATCTTCCAGCTTCAGGGGGAGCAGATCGAGCTCACCGTGCTCGCCATGAACAAGATACATATCCCTGGTTATTT GTTCTTTCCTACAAAAGCCAACCGAAGGATGAGACAGATCGCGGCCGAGATCGAGAggatcctgaagggcatcatcgcgaAAAGAGAGAACGCCTTGAGGGCCGGCGAAGCCACGAGCGACGATCTTCTCGGGCTGCTGCTGGAGTCCAACATGGCACACACCAGGGCGGGCGGCAATTCCAAGGCCGGCATCACAACCGACGACGTGATCGGAGAGTGCAAGCTATTCTACTTCGCCGGCATGGAGACCACGTCGGTGCTGCTCACGTGGACGATGATCGTCCTCTGCATGCACCCGGAGTGGCAGGACCGCGCCAGGGACGAGGTCGTGCATGTCTTCGGCGACCGCACGCCGGATTACGACGGGTTAAGTCGCCTGAGAATTGTGACCATGGTGCTGTACGAGGTGCTGCGGCTGTACACGCCGCTGACGGCGCTCCAGCGCAAGACGTACAGGCCGACGGAGCTCGGCGGCGTCAGGTACCCGGCGGGCGTGGTGCTTATGCTGCCGTTGTTGAGCGTCCACCACGACAAGGAGGTTTGGGGCGCGGACGCCCATGAGTTCAGGCCGGAGAGGTTCTCCGAGGGGGTCTCCAAGGCGTCCGTCGACGCGCCGGCCTTCTTCCCGTTCGGCTGGGGCCCGCGGATCTGTGTCGGCCAGAACTTCGCGCTGCTCGAGGCTAAAATGGGGCTCGCCATGATCCTGCAGCGCTTCTCCTTCGACCTCTCGCCGTCCTACACGCACGCGCCCTTCACCGTTGGCCTGCTGCAGCCTGAGCACGGCGCGCAGGTCAGGCTCAAGAGGCTTCAGTGA